The following are encoded together in the Bactrocera neohumeralis isolate Rockhampton chromosome 6, APGP_CSIRO_Bneo_wtdbg2-racon-allhic-juicebox.fasta_v2, whole genome shotgun sequence genome:
- the LOC126762932 gene encoding protein encore isoform X5, with protein MSSTKSQVAVATNIPSLSSSSQTQKEYSTEESLGRQNSFGNNRRGNMKGKHLTRSHAMREATSPPRTPTPRAEHGQVSPNGQSSNNYQQQHHHQAQQQQHMDGNENAHCNNSNGSNNNNNNNNSNKLHAQSNVARGNSPIIEAPAVIVTSQHSQQQQQQQQQQQQPNVALCNEAEFPKLTPPKSTKGGLGGGGAGQRNSNNNNSNNNSNNSNGVTDGNNKLEYNNNNGRKIANSNGGGGGCGGGATNYDSTKSAATNNNNNSNNKHQQYNASNALHQALSVGESAARGGGSGGGGGAGATLHNSGMNYQLNANDSPQQSHHQIAYDKENRCPRNDSQNSSMSNMHDDDAQQQQQQHYERQGGGGSGGGGGKKHRTNSNSKGNKPRLKNIGGSSSGSVDGGNSISNNTSGFISRVFNNSENSSEQFTDHGGTDLFSFFKETLNKHPKDRHFLLKVEKDLTEFVLEKSRGELRFPPASSYNRMLIHRTAAFFGMEHNVDTETQQCVIVAATKNTRIPEIRFKSLVRDHRDDSRKSILKRDTHSFDEARQSSYLCPDRGSMLDRKAKSFEEREEDYERARSRIFNRSQNDNGDGMDDGYMNVSWTQSVEQQQQQQQQQHRPRPNGKMMKMQNSNESRDGRSGGGAVPKSHNYNNYGGGSTQGGGPPMMRGDSANSAKNGGGGARCFSKQDSAGSTNTPWRLSPSSSGSIYHFDPSNLPPNQQGTYHPNQGNNTANYAQQQSPQQLSQQQHQQVQDSTTKKNKSTQQMSTPSPAESPAATPTPQTQTHCKSVACNENAATVPLAESVAESSTQTVSMCGDVNCDGIDLDMAINATEEASTQSGADECDNNSATGCLSITTTTSTKSYDRIEVQKFKNQATSPNIPAEKDELPKRENATTLDAPSVREQQPTTVTQPPAQPPPPSQTPTSSVNVQVQRETPQSARSTPFSTSESTQAKNRASEESKPTTWTYTQSYQAPDGSTVFHTTTTPSGTPYCTTTYQQGPDGSVYAIPQGMVYAYPPPVVSHAPQKQLKCQFNSLSVLQEGEVQSYFMPVFDPNQPRTDATGLIPAGAQAIYPAAAAAGSTATMVPVAAAYPTAQFATANGTPIYPSQLIYSSDQFVTGAATVAAAAPANGQLQQIPMTTYPIGHPYAYNSYWGQPMTYYVPQQALTNAVAATPLLPAPPQSQPPTTATAQPVAGPHITSGINIANGLVAATAAAGPSSNATVGALGSGGSNVGVSGHHVVNTTAATNSYQTHSGTTYFGTGRVKRPTSSHYTNHQSSGHQLVTAAIPSNGSATTTYQLGHAMPTLTLAPAPGSAAAAAAAAAAAAVNTTTDLNVGNGAAPATAMYTLPQHAALLHANIFPYAPATAAAAAAAAAGVAAGTPSVHAPGVPPTAAPQIAAASMAGAAAHAQQTNAVITPFYAHHPPITAAAHPTHGSSTVHTPGPAAIPIVDPSTLTAISHPTPTGANSSNNVTPAYSGGGSASQSAPSTPHSVPTQTAQRNPPLFSTPPIMNSNGGNNNGGYSGSSTPQYYTVSGGADGGTTLMSSPHGHSYVQHEKRNNNSNMSGSKKPPAYPSNSLSRQNSTSYNGTANGKPPLLGGNNDTRASPNSGYQGSRPHGMNKRGGGGDKPQTPLLSGPPSYGSGPSMSAVNSNNNSGYHVHHSNSPSDAKPPIRLNAGAATFRQKGSGGGMSYEYRRSASQRNSPGTGNSSSNDNSNNTSPNSIVGSSGGGGANTPNCYAATAASGYINTGIGIANSGMVGGGDHQTVATATGTPLYITPARGAHIPPQLQHGGMVAAAAAAGGTAAGLAGTQQATTAAVLGGAAAAEVANAAAAAVAATVAHHQPLLSAYQPGASGVYIKYGQTYYAHPSVALPNSRRSPSTELRPAMAPVAGMYPTMMIPAAPRHTQGRHPNPNYKGNRPR; from the exons GGTAACATGAAGGGTAAGCATTTGACGCGCAGCCACGCCATGCGTGAGGCCACATCGCCACCGCGCACTCCAACACCTCGTGCCGAGCACGGACAGGTGTCACCGAACGGTCAATCCTCTAACAATTACCAGCAGCAGCATCATCATCAagcgcagcagcaacagcataTGGATGGCAATGAAAATGCACACTGTAATAATAGCAATggcagcaataataataacaacaacaacaacagcaacaaattgcATGCACAATCAAATGTGGCGCGTGGCAATTCACCGATCATCGAAGCGCCTGCCGTCATAGTGACCAGCCAGCAtagtcagcagcagcagcaacagcaacagcaacaacaacaaccgaacGTTGCGCTCTGCAATGAAGCTGAGTTCCCCAAACTGACACCGCCGAAGTCGACTAAAGGTGGTCTCGGCGGTGGAGGCGCTGGCCAAAGaaacagcaataataacaacagcaacaacaatagcaataatagCAACGGTGTAACCGATGGCAACAACAAACTGgaatataacaacaataatggaagaaaaattgcaaacagCAATGGCGGCGGCGGTGGGTGTGGCGGTGGCGCGACCAACTATGATTCAACCAAGAGTGCAGccacaaataataataacaatagcaacaacaaacatcaGCAATACAATGCAAGCAACGCACTGCATCAGGCGCTGAGCGTTGGCGAGAGCGCGGCGCGTGGCGGTGGCAGCGGTGGTGGCGGCGGAGCTGGCGCAACGCTACACAATTCCGGCATGAACTATCAGCTGAACGCCAACGACAGCCCACAGCAGTCGCATCACCAGATCGCCTACGACAAGGAAAATCGTTGCCCACGCAATGACAGCCAGAATAGCAGCATGTCGAATATGCACGATGACGatgcgcaacaacagcaacagcaacattaTGAGCGACAGGGTGGCGGTGGCAGCGGTGGAGGAGGCGGCAAGAAACACCGCACCAATTCCAATTCGAAAGGCAATAAGCCGCGTTTGAAGAATATTGGTGGCTCCTCGTCGGGCAGCGTAGACGGTGGCAACTCGATTAGCAACAATACATCGGGATTCATATCAAGAG ttttcaacaACTCAGAGAACTCGAGCGAGCAATTCACAGATCATGGCGGCACCGATTTGTTCAGTTTCTTCAAAGAGACGCTCAATAAGCATCCAAAGGATCGGCATTTCCTCCTGAAAGTGGAAAAGGATCTAACCGAATTCGTGTTGGAAAAAAG TCGCGGTGAGTTGCGCTTCCCACCGGCTTCATCATACAATCGCATGTTGATACATCGCACAGCGGCCTTCTTCGGCATGGAACACAATGTCGACACCGAAACGCAACAGTGCGTTATTGTGGCAGCTACGAAGAACACGCGCATACCAGAG ATACGCTTCAAGTCGCTGGTGCGCGATCATCGCGACGACTCACGCAAGTCAATACTGAAGCGCGatacgcacagtttcgatgaggCGCGTCAGAGTAGCTACTTGTGTCCGGATCGCGGCAGCATGCTTGACCGCAAAGCCAAGAGCTTCGAAGAGCGCGAGGAGGATTATGAGCGCGCGCGCAGTCGTATTTTCAATCGCAGCCAAAATGACAACGGCGACGGCATGGACGATGGCTACATGAATGTCAGCTGGACGCAGTCAGtggaacaacaacagcagcagcagcagcaacaacatcgtCCACGCCCCAATGGCAAAATGATGAAGatgcaaaat TCAAACGAATCACGTGATGGTCGTTCCGGTGGCGGCGCAGTTCCCAAATCACACAATTACAATAATTACGGTGGTGGCTCGACACAAGGTGGTGGCCCACCCATGATGCGCGGTGACTCGGCGAACTCGGCCAAAAATGGCGGCGGTGGCGCCCGTTGTTTCTCGAAGCAGGATTCGGCTGGCAGCACAAACACGCCATGGCGTTTGTCACCATCCAGCAGCGG TTCAATTTATCACTTTGACCCGTCCAATCTGCCACCCAACCAACAGGGCACATACCATCCAAATCAGGGCAACAACACCGCCAATTATGCACAACAACAATCGCCACAACAGttgtcacaacaacaacatcaacaagtGCAGGATAGCACCACAAAGAAGAATAAAAGCACACAACAAATGTCCACGCCTTCGCCAGCAGAATCGCCAGCAGCTACGCCAACACCCCAAACGCAGACGCATTGCAAGAGCGTCGCCTGCAATGAAAACGCCGCCACCGTACCGCTGGCAGAGTCTGTGGCTGAATCCTCCACACAAACGGTATCCATGTGCGGCGACGTCAACTGCGACGGCATTGACTTGGATATGGCGATCAACGCCACCGAAG AAGCATCCACGCAATCGGGTGCTGATGAATGCGACAACAACTCGGCCACGGGTTGTTTGAGCATCACCACCACAACTTCCACCAAAAGTTATGACCGAATCGAGGtacaaaagttcaaaaatcaagCCACCAGTCCGAATATACCAGCGGAAAAGGATGAGCTGCCGAAGCGTGAG AATGCAACAACTTTGGATGCGCCAAGTGTTCGTGAACAGCAGCCGACAACGGTAACACAGCCACCAGCACAACCACCACCACCCAGTCAAACGCCAACAAGTAGTGTCAATGTGCAGGTGCAACGCGAGACGCCACAATCGGCGCGCTCAACACCCTTCAGTACCAGCGAGTCGACGCAAGCAAAAAATCGCGCTTCCGAAGAATCCAAGCCCACAACGTGGACATACACGCAAAGCTACCAGGCACCCGATGGTTCTACAGTCTTTCACACCACCACCACACCGAGTGGTACGCCGTACTGCACCACGACATATCAGCAAGGG CCTGATGGTAGCGTTTATGCCATTCCACAAGGCATGGTCTATGCCTATCCACCGCCAGTTGTAAGCCACGCCCCACAGAAACAGTTGAAATGTCAATTCAATTCGTTGTCTGTTTTACAGGAGGGCGAAGtgcagagctattttatgcctGTATTTGATCCGAATCAACCGCGCACCGATGCCACCGGTCTCATACCAGCTGGAGCACAGGCCATATATCCGGCTGCAGCGGCAGCAGGCAGTACAGCTACAATGGTACCCGTCGCAGCCGCTTATCCAACCGCACAATTCGCCACGGCCAATGGTACGCCCATCTATCCGAGTCAATTGATTTATTCGAGTGATCAATTTGTAACGGGCGCAGCTACAGTCGCTGCAGCAGCACCAGCGAATGGTCAACTGCAACAGATACCGATGACCACCTATCCAATCGGACATCCATATGCCTATAATA GCTACTGGGGTCAACCGATGACATACTACGTGCCACAGCAAGCGCTCACGAACGCTGTCGCAGCAACGCCACTCCTACCAGCACCACCACAGTCACAACCACCTACAACTGCAACCGCCCAACCCGTGGCAGGACCACACATTACTAGCGGTATCAACATCGCGAATGGCCTTGTAGCAGCCACGGCGGCGGCTGGACCGTCGTCGAACGCCACCGTTGGAGCTTTAGGCAGTGGCGGTAGCAATGTTGGTGTTAGTGGCCATCACGTTGTTAACACCACGGCGGCTACGAACAGCTATCAAACACACAGCGGTACAACGTATTTCGGTACGGGGCGTGTAAAGCGGCCGACATCTTCACATTACACCAATCATCAGAGCAGCGGTCATCAGCTGGTAACGGCCGCCATTCCAAGCAACGGCAGTGCAACTACCACATATCAATTGGGACACGCAATGCCCACACTCACGCTGGCGCCGGCACCAGGTAGTGCAGCAgccgcagcggcagcagcagcagcagcagcagtgaaTACAACAACCGATCTCAACGTTGGCAATGGAGCGGCTCCAGCCACAGCCATGTATACGCTGCCCCAACATGCGGCCCTATTGCATGCGAATATCTTTCCCTATGCGCCTGCcactgctgctgccgccgccgctgccgctgcaGGTGTTGCGGCCGGCACACCATCAGTACACGCACCTGGCGTTCCGCCAACGGCTGCGCCACAAATAGCTGCAGCTAGCATGGCTGGCGCAGCAGCTCATGCACAACAAACAAATGCTGTGATCACCCCATTCTATGCTCATCACCCGCCCATTACAGCTGCCGCACATCCCACGCACGGCAGCTCCACCGTACACACGCCTGGACCAGCTGCCATACCGATTGTCGACCCCAGCACACTGACGGCCATCTCGCACCCAACACCAACCGGTGCAAACAGTTCAAACAACGTGACGCCCGCCTACAGTGGCGGCGGTAGCGCTTCACAGTCCGCGCCTAGCACTCCACATTCTGTACCTACTCAAACTGCACAGCGCAATCCGCCACTCTTCTCCACACCGCCCATTATGAACTCAAATGGCGGTAACAACAACGGTGGCTACAGTGGCAGTTCCACACCGCAGTACTACACGGTCAGCGGTGGAGCAGATGGTGGTACAACGCTTATGAGCAGTCCACATGGCCACTCATATGTGCAACACGaaaagcgcaacaacaattCAAATATGAGTGGCAGCAAAAAACCGCCAGCGTATCCAAGCAATTCATTGAGTCGCCAGAACTCAACGTCCTACAATGGCACCGCCAATGGCAAACCGCCTCTACTGGGCGGCAATAACGATACGCGTGCCTCACCAAATAGCGGCTACCAAGGCTCACGTCCGCATGGCATGAATAAGCGGGGTGGCGGCGGCGATAAGCCACAAACGCCATTGCTCAGCGGTCCACCCAGTTACGGCAGCGGACCAAGCATGTCTGCcgtaaacagcaacaacaacagcggctaCCACGTACACCACAGTAACTCGCCATCTGATGCCAAGCCACCAATACGCTTGAATGCAGGCGCAGCCACGTTCCGTCAGAAAGGTAGCGGTGGTGGTATGTCCTATGAATACAGGCGCAGCGCTTCACAACGTAACTCGCCAGGCACTGGCAACTCCAGCAGCAACGACAATAGCAACAATACATCGCCGAATAGTATAGTCGGTTCGAGTGGCGGTGGTGGGGCCAACACACCCAATTGCTATGCCGCCACAGCAGCGAGCGGCTACATAAACACTGGCATCGGCATAGCCAACAGCGGTATGGTCGGTGGTGGTGATCATCAGACAGTTGCAACCGCAACCGGCACACCATTGTACATTACACCAGCGCGTGGCGCACACATTCCACCACAACTGCAACACGGCGGTATGGTGGcggccgccgctgctgctggcGGCACGGCAGCCGGTCTCGCGGGCACTCAACAAGCCACGACAGCCGCGGTGTTAGGTGGTGCTGCAGCGGCGGAGGTGGCGAATGCGGCTGCTGCCGCCGTGGCGGCGACTGTCGCGCATCACCAGCCGCTATTGAGCGCTTATCAACCGGGTGCATCGGGTGTCTACATCAAATACGGTCAAACCTATTATGCGCAT
- the LOC126762932 gene encoding protein encore isoform X6: MSSTKSQVAVATNIPSLSSSSQTQKEYSTEESLGRQNSFGNNRRGNMKGKHLTRSHAMREATSPPRTPTPRAEHGQVSPNGQSSNNYQQQHHHQAQQQQHMDGNENAHCNNSNGSNNNNNNNNSNKLHAQSNVARGNSPIIEAPAVIVTSQHSQQQQQQQQQQQQPNVALCNEAEFPKLTPPKSTKGGLGGGGAGQRNSNNNNSNNNSNNSNGVTDGNNKLEYNNNNGRKIANSNGGGGGCGGGATNYDSTKSAATNNNNNSNNKHQQYNASNALHQALSVGESAARGGGSGGGGGAGATLHNSGMNYQLNANDSPQQSHHQIAYDKENRCPRNDSQNSSMSNMHDDDAQQQQQQHYERQGGGGSGGGGGKKHRTNSNSKGNKPRLKNIGGSSSGSVDGGNSISNNTSGFISRENSSEQFTDHGGTDLFSFFKETLNKHPKDRHFLLKVEKDLTEFVLEKSRGELRFPPASSYNRMLIHRTAAFFGMEHNVDTETQQCVIVAATKNTRIPEIRFKSLVRDHRDDSRKSILKRDTHSFDEARQSSYLCPDRGSMLDRKAKSFEEREEDYERARSRIFNRSQNDNGDGMDDGYMNVSWTQSVEQQQQQQQQQHRPRPNGKMMKMQNSNESRDGRSGGGAVPKSHNYNNYGGGSTQGGGPPMMRGDSANSAKNGGGGARCFSKQDSAGSTNTPWRLSPSSSGSIYHFDPSNLPPNQQGTYHPNQGNNTANYAQQQSPQQLSQQQHQQVQDSTTKKNKSTQQMSTPSPAESPAATPTPQTQTHCKSVACNENAATVPLAESVAESSTQTVSMCGDVNCDGIDLDMAINATEEASTQSGADECDNNSATGCLSITTTTSTKSYDRIEVQKFKNQATSPNIPAEKDELPKRENATTLDAPSVREQQPTTVTQPPAQPPPPSQTPTSSVNVQVQRETPQSARSTPFSTSESTQAKNRASEESKPTTWTYTQSYQAPDGSTVFHTTTTPSGTPYCTTTYQQGPDGSVYAIPQGMVYAYPPPVVSHAPQKQLKCQFNSLSVLQEGEVQSYFMPVFDPNQPRTDATGLIPAGAQAIYPAAAAAGSTATMVPVAAAYPTAQFATANGTPIYPSQLIYSSDQFVTGAATVAAAAPANGQLQQIPMTTYPIGHPYAYNSYWGQPMTYYVPQQALTNAVAATPLLPAPPQSQPPTTATAQPVAGPHITSGINIANGLVAATAAAGPSSNATVGALGSGGSNVGVSGHHVVNTTAATNSYQTHSGTTYFGTGRVKRPTSSHYTNHQSSGHQLVTAAIPSNGSATTTYQLGHAMPTLTLAPAPGSAAAAAAAAAAAAVNTTTDLNVGNGAAPATAMYTLPQHAALLHANIFPYAPATAAAAAAAAAGVAAGTPSVHAPGVPPTAAPQIAAASMAGAAAHAQQTNAVITPFYAHHPPITAAAHPTHGSSTVHTPGPAAIPIVDPSTLTAISHPTPTGANSSNNVTPAYSGGGSASQSAPSTPHSVPTQTAQRNPPLFSTPPIMNSNGGNNNGGYSGSSTPQYYTVSGGADGGTTLMSSPHGHSYVQHEKRNNNSNMSGSKKPPAYPSNSLSRQNSTSYNGTANGKPPLLGGNNDTRASPNSGYQGSRPHGMNKRGGGGDKPQTPLLSGPPSYGSGPSMSAVNSNNNSGYHVHHSNSPSDAKPPIRLNAGAATFRQKGSGGGMSYEYRRSASQRNSPGTGNSSSNDNSNNTSPNSIVGSSGGGGANTPNCYAATAASGYINTGIGIANSGMVGGGDHQTVATATGTPLYITPARGAHIPPQLQHGGMVAAAAAAGGTAAGLAGTQQATTAAVLGGAAAAEVANAAAAAVAATVAHHQPLLSAYQPGASGVYIKYGQTYYAHPSVALPNSRRSPSTELRPAMAPVAGMYPTMMIPAAPRHTQGRHPNPNYKGNRPR; this comes from the exons GGTAACATGAAGGGTAAGCATTTGACGCGCAGCCACGCCATGCGTGAGGCCACATCGCCACCGCGCACTCCAACACCTCGTGCCGAGCACGGACAGGTGTCACCGAACGGTCAATCCTCTAACAATTACCAGCAGCAGCATCATCATCAagcgcagcagcaacagcataTGGATGGCAATGAAAATGCACACTGTAATAATAGCAATggcagcaataataataacaacaacaacaacagcaacaaattgcATGCACAATCAAATGTGGCGCGTGGCAATTCACCGATCATCGAAGCGCCTGCCGTCATAGTGACCAGCCAGCAtagtcagcagcagcagcaacagcaacagcaacaacaacaaccgaacGTTGCGCTCTGCAATGAAGCTGAGTTCCCCAAACTGACACCGCCGAAGTCGACTAAAGGTGGTCTCGGCGGTGGAGGCGCTGGCCAAAGaaacagcaataataacaacagcaacaacaatagcaataatagCAACGGTGTAACCGATGGCAACAACAAACTGgaatataacaacaataatggaagaaaaattgcaaacagCAATGGCGGCGGCGGTGGGTGTGGCGGTGGCGCGACCAACTATGATTCAACCAAGAGTGCAGccacaaataataataacaatagcaacaacaaacatcaGCAATACAATGCAAGCAACGCACTGCATCAGGCGCTGAGCGTTGGCGAGAGCGCGGCGCGTGGCGGTGGCAGCGGTGGTGGCGGCGGAGCTGGCGCAACGCTACACAATTCCGGCATGAACTATCAGCTGAACGCCAACGACAGCCCACAGCAGTCGCATCACCAGATCGCCTACGACAAGGAAAATCGTTGCCCACGCAATGACAGCCAGAATAGCAGCATGTCGAATATGCACGATGACGatgcgcaacaacagcaacagcaacattaTGAGCGACAGGGTGGCGGTGGCAGCGGTGGAGGAGGCGGCAAGAAACACCGCACCAATTCCAATTCGAAAGGCAATAAGCCGCGTTTGAAGAATATTGGTGGCTCCTCGTCGGGCAGCGTAGACGGTGGCAACTCGATTAGCAACAATACATCGGGATTCATATCAAGAG AGAACTCGAGCGAGCAATTCACAGATCATGGCGGCACCGATTTGTTCAGTTTCTTCAAAGAGACGCTCAATAAGCATCCAAAGGATCGGCATTTCCTCCTGAAAGTGGAAAAGGATCTAACCGAATTCGTGTTGGAAAAAAG TCGCGGTGAGTTGCGCTTCCCACCGGCTTCATCATACAATCGCATGTTGATACATCGCACAGCGGCCTTCTTCGGCATGGAACACAATGTCGACACCGAAACGCAACAGTGCGTTATTGTGGCAGCTACGAAGAACACGCGCATACCAGAG ATACGCTTCAAGTCGCTGGTGCGCGATCATCGCGACGACTCACGCAAGTCAATACTGAAGCGCGatacgcacagtttcgatgaggCGCGTCAGAGTAGCTACTTGTGTCCGGATCGCGGCAGCATGCTTGACCGCAAAGCCAAGAGCTTCGAAGAGCGCGAGGAGGATTATGAGCGCGCGCGCAGTCGTATTTTCAATCGCAGCCAAAATGACAACGGCGACGGCATGGACGATGGCTACATGAATGTCAGCTGGACGCAGTCAGtggaacaacaacagcagcagcagcagcaacaacatcgtCCACGCCCCAATGGCAAAATGATGAAGatgcaaaat TCAAACGAATCACGTGATGGTCGTTCCGGTGGCGGCGCAGTTCCCAAATCACACAATTACAATAATTACGGTGGTGGCTCGACACAAGGTGGTGGCCCACCCATGATGCGCGGTGACTCGGCGAACTCGGCCAAAAATGGCGGCGGTGGCGCCCGTTGTTTCTCGAAGCAGGATTCGGCTGGCAGCACAAACACGCCATGGCGTTTGTCACCATCCAGCAGCGG TTCAATTTATCACTTTGACCCGTCCAATCTGCCACCCAACCAACAGGGCACATACCATCCAAATCAGGGCAACAACACCGCCAATTATGCACAACAACAATCGCCACAACAGttgtcacaacaacaacatcaacaagtGCAGGATAGCACCACAAAGAAGAATAAAAGCACACAACAAATGTCCACGCCTTCGCCAGCAGAATCGCCAGCAGCTACGCCAACACCCCAAACGCAGACGCATTGCAAGAGCGTCGCCTGCAATGAAAACGCCGCCACCGTACCGCTGGCAGAGTCTGTGGCTGAATCCTCCACACAAACGGTATCCATGTGCGGCGACGTCAACTGCGACGGCATTGACTTGGATATGGCGATCAACGCCACCGAAG AAGCATCCACGCAATCGGGTGCTGATGAATGCGACAACAACTCGGCCACGGGTTGTTTGAGCATCACCACCACAACTTCCACCAAAAGTTATGACCGAATCGAGGtacaaaagttcaaaaatcaagCCACCAGTCCGAATATACCAGCGGAAAAGGATGAGCTGCCGAAGCGTGAG AATGCAACAACTTTGGATGCGCCAAGTGTTCGTGAACAGCAGCCGACAACGGTAACACAGCCACCAGCACAACCACCACCACCCAGTCAAACGCCAACAAGTAGTGTCAATGTGCAGGTGCAACGCGAGACGCCACAATCGGCGCGCTCAACACCCTTCAGTACCAGCGAGTCGACGCAAGCAAAAAATCGCGCTTCCGAAGAATCCAAGCCCACAACGTGGACATACACGCAAAGCTACCAGGCACCCGATGGTTCTACAGTCTTTCACACCACCACCACACCGAGTGGTACGCCGTACTGCACCACGACATATCAGCAAGGG CCTGATGGTAGCGTTTATGCCATTCCACAAGGCATGGTCTATGCCTATCCACCGCCAGTTGTAAGCCACGCCCCACAGAAACAGTTGAAATGTCAATTCAATTCGTTGTCTGTTTTACAGGAGGGCGAAGtgcagagctattttatgcctGTATTTGATCCGAATCAACCGCGCACCGATGCCACCGGTCTCATACCAGCTGGAGCACAGGCCATATATCCGGCTGCAGCGGCAGCAGGCAGTACAGCTACAATGGTACCCGTCGCAGCCGCTTATCCAACCGCACAATTCGCCACGGCCAATGGTACGCCCATCTATCCGAGTCAATTGATTTATTCGAGTGATCAATTTGTAACGGGCGCAGCTACAGTCGCTGCAGCAGCACCAGCGAATGGTCAACTGCAACAGATACCGATGACCACCTATCCAATCGGACATCCATATGCCTATAATA GCTACTGGGGTCAACCGATGACATACTACGTGCCACAGCAAGCGCTCACGAACGCTGTCGCAGCAACGCCACTCCTACCAGCACCACCACAGTCACAACCACCTACAACTGCAACCGCCCAACCCGTGGCAGGACCACACATTACTAGCGGTATCAACATCGCGAATGGCCTTGTAGCAGCCACGGCGGCGGCTGGACCGTCGTCGAACGCCACCGTTGGAGCTTTAGGCAGTGGCGGTAGCAATGTTGGTGTTAGTGGCCATCACGTTGTTAACACCACGGCGGCTACGAACAGCTATCAAACACACAGCGGTACAACGTATTTCGGTACGGGGCGTGTAAAGCGGCCGACATCTTCACATTACACCAATCATCAGAGCAGCGGTCATCAGCTGGTAACGGCCGCCATTCCAAGCAACGGCAGTGCAACTACCACATATCAATTGGGACACGCAATGCCCACACTCACGCTGGCGCCGGCACCAGGTAGTGCAGCAgccgcagcggcagcagcagcagcagcagcagtgaaTACAACAACCGATCTCAACGTTGGCAATGGAGCGGCTCCAGCCACAGCCATGTATACGCTGCCCCAACATGCGGCCCTATTGCATGCGAATATCTTTCCCTATGCGCCTGCcactgctgctgccgccgccgctgccgctgcaGGTGTTGCGGCCGGCACACCATCAGTACACGCACCTGGCGTTCCGCCAACGGCTGCGCCACAAATAGCTGCAGCTAGCATGGCTGGCGCAGCAGCTCATGCACAACAAACAAATGCTGTGATCACCCCATTCTATGCTCATCACCCGCCCATTACAGCTGCCGCACATCCCACGCACGGCAGCTCCACCGTACACACGCCTGGACCAGCTGCCATACCGATTGTCGACCCCAGCACACTGACGGCCATCTCGCACCCAACACCAACCGGTGCAAACAGTTCAAACAACGTGACGCCCGCCTACAGTGGCGGCGGTAGCGCTTCACAGTCCGCGCCTAGCACTCCACATTCTGTACCTACTCAAACTGCACAGCGCAATCCGCCACTCTTCTCCACACCGCCCATTATGAACTCAAATGGCGGTAACAACAACGGTGGCTACAGTGGCAGTTCCACACCGCAGTACTACACGGTCAGCGGTGGAGCAGATGGTGGTACAACGCTTATGAGCAGTCCACATGGCCACTCATATGTGCAACACGaaaagcgcaacaacaattCAAATATGAGTGGCAGCAAAAAACCGCCAGCGTATCCAAGCAATTCATTGAGTCGCCAGAACTCAACGTCCTACAATGGCACCGCCAATGGCAAACCGCCTCTACTGGGCGGCAATAACGATACGCGTGCCTCACCAAATAGCGGCTACCAAGGCTCACGTCCGCATGGCATGAATAAGCGGGGTGGCGGCGGCGATAAGCCACAAACGCCATTGCTCAGCGGTCCACCCAGTTACGGCAGCGGACCAAGCATGTCTGCcgtaaacagcaacaacaacagcggctaCCACGTACACCACAGTAACTCGCCATCTGATGCCAAGCCACCAATACGCTTGAATGCAGGCGCAGCCACGTTCCGTCAGAAAGGTAGCGGTGGTGGTATGTCCTATGAATACAGGCGCAGCGCTTCACAACGTAACTCGCCAGGCACTGGCAACTCCAGCAGCAACGACAATAGCAACAATACATCGCCGAATAGTATAGTCGGTTCGAGTGGCGGTGGTGGGGCCAACACACCCAATTGCTATGCCGCCACAGCAGCGAGCGGCTACATAAACACTGGCATCGGCATAGCCAACAGCGGTATGGTCGGTGGTGGTGATCATCAGACAGTTGCAACCGCAACCGGCACACCATTGTACATTACACCAGCGCGTGGCGCACACATTCCACCACAACTGCAACACGGCGGTATGGTGGcggccgccgctgctgctggcGGCACGGCAGCCGGTCTCGCGGGCACTCAACAAGCCACGACAGCCGCGGTGTTAGGTGGTGCTGCAGCGGCGGAGGTGGCGAATGCGGCTGCTGCCGCCGTGGCGGCGACTGTCGCGCATCACCAGCCGCTATTGAGCGCTTATCAACCGGGTGCATCGGGTGTCTACATCAAATACGGTCAAACCTATTATGCGCAT